A window from Micromonospora terminaliae encodes these proteins:
- a CDS encoding ATP-binding protein, with translation MSPRIHLPSGWVTFVFTDIEGSTRLAQLLGPGYRPVLREHRRLLRHTLAGTDGAELLTEGDSFFLAFPDAAAAMHACLTAQRALAGHDWPTAEAAPRVRMGLHTGYAEPRDGEYASPEVHRAARVAAAAHGGQVLCSAATARHADPLPDGASLLDLGLHRLRGFDDRERLFQLVAPGLERCFPRPRTADAVAHNLPTQVTSFVGREAERAELRRLVETYRLVTVLGAGGAGKTRLAVELASGVVEAYPDGVWFVDVAAVTDPGLVAFEIAAVLGLRPEPGRPMVDTLVEYAAARRMLIVLDTCDAQPAASAEVISRLLSGGRGVRVLATSRESFGVPGEVVWRIPPLSVDPGPGGGASDAVALLLDRTTAARGGRAPEPAEQADLRRVVRRLDGLPLAIELAAARLRVLSAGQLAERLDDMLGTLDAGREELEPPAVEAGWTGNQQDTVDLVAAATGAAPATPASRAVQRSANERHLTMQATVTWSYRTLGARSARLLRWLAVFAGPVDLPTVQWLLDDDPLDPLSVLVDKSMVLAEPHASGSTYRMLDPIRAYAARRLIEAGEEQSARDRHVAWSRHALERAHLGPDGRPVTLSLYALDPLAGELRAALRWCATGGSARSGLRLAGGLDQWWRERGLAREGRLWLFRLYGRIAETGEPIPEAELAAAYHMHSLHAGADGEFAEELRYSQRAEAAARQAGDLGLLARVLAGRAAPLVDMGQFVEAERVCREVIDWAYAQEVVSDALLAVYNLAELLWRRGALDEAAEVLGAARPVEAARPVERGRRSVDMLLGLVALARGDLVAAHEHLLVALRSRMSHGYLGRACDTLNAIAVRCALDGEPVTAVRLFGAAQATRASLRATPGIYGPYWLARQAELRQALGDAAFDAAYATGVALRLEEAAALALNLSHPDLKAPGSPRFTAPAPRRSTAS, from the coding sequence ATGTCGCCACGGATCCACCTCCCGAGCGGATGGGTGACCTTCGTCTTCACCGACATCGAGGGCTCCACGCGACTGGCCCAGCTGCTCGGTCCGGGCTACCGCCCGGTGCTGCGGGAACACCGCCGGTTGCTGCGCCACACGCTGGCCGGCACCGACGGGGCGGAGCTGTTGACCGAGGGCGACTCCTTCTTCCTCGCCTTCCCGGACGCGGCCGCCGCCATGCACGCCTGCCTCACCGCGCAACGCGCGCTGGCCGGCCACGACTGGCCCACCGCCGAGGCCGCGCCGCGGGTGCGGATGGGGCTGCACACCGGCTACGCCGAGCCCCGCGACGGCGAGTACGCCAGCCCCGAGGTGCACCGGGCCGCCCGGGTGGCCGCCGCCGCCCACGGTGGACAGGTGCTCTGCTCGGCGGCGACCGCCCGGCACGCCGACCCGCTGCCCGACGGAGCGTCCCTGTTGGACCTCGGGCTGCACCGGCTGCGCGGCTTCGACGACCGGGAACGGCTGTTCCAGCTCGTCGCGCCGGGCCTGGAGCGGTGCTTCCCTCGGCCGCGCACCGCCGACGCGGTGGCGCACAACCTGCCCACCCAGGTCACCTCGTTCGTGGGCCGGGAGGCCGAGCGGGCCGAGCTGCGGCGGCTGGTCGAGACGTACCGGCTGGTGACCGTGCTGGGCGCGGGCGGGGCCGGCAAGACCCGGCTGGCCGTGGAGCTGGCTTCCGGGGTGGTCGAGGCGTACCCGGACGGGGTGTGGTTCGTCGACGTCGCGGCCGTCACCGACCCCGGGCTGGTCGCGTTCGAGATCGCCGCCGTGCTCGGGCTGCGCCCGGAGCCGGGCCGGCCCATGGTGGACACCCTGGTCGAGTACGCGGCGGCCCGGCGGATGCTCATCGTGCTGGACACCTGCGACGCCCAGCCGGCTGCCTCGGCCGAGGTGATCTCCCGGCTGCTGTCCGGGGGCCGGGGCGTGCGCGTGCTGGCCACCAGCCGCGAGTCGTTCGGCGTGCCCGGCGAGGTGGTGTGGCGGATCCCGCCGCTGTCGGTGGACCCGGGCCCCGGCGGCGGGGCGAGCGACGCGGTGGCCCTGCTGCTGGACCGCACCACGGCGGCTCGGGGCGGCCGGGCTCCGGAGCCGGCCGAGCAGGCCGACCTGCGCCGGGTGGTCCGCCGGCTGGACGGGTTGCCGCTCGCCATCGAGCTGGCCGCCGCGCGGCTGCGGGTGCTGTCGGCCGGGCAGCTCGCCGAGCGCCTCGACGACATGCTGGGCACGCTGGACGCCGGGCGGGAGGAGCTGGAGCCGCCCGCCGTGGAGGCCGGCTGGACCGGCAACCAGCAGGACACGGTCGACCTCGTGGCCGCCGCCACCGGGGCCGCTCCGGCCACGCCGGCCAGCCGGGCCGTGCAGCGGTCGGCGAACGAGCGGCACCTGACCATGCAGGCCACGGTCACCTGGTCGTACCGGACGCTGGGGGCGCGCTCGGCCCGGCTGCTGCGCTGGCTGGCCGTCTTCGCCGGCCCGGTGGACCTGCCGACCGTGCAGTGGCTGCTCGACGACGACCCGCTCGATCCGCTGTCGGTGCTCGTGGACAAGTCGATGGTGCTGGCCGAGCCGCACGCCTCGGGCAGCACCTACCGGATGCTGGACCCGATCCGGGCGTACGCGGCCCGGCGGCTCATCGAGGCGGGCGAGGAGCAGTCCGCCCGGGACCGGCACGTCGCCTGGTCCCGGCACGCCCTGGAGCGCGCCCACCTGGGCCCGGACGGCCGCCCGGTGACCCTCTCCCTGTACGCGCTCGACCCGCTCGCCGGGGAGCTGCGGGCCGCGTTGCGCTGGTGCGCCACCGGTGGCAGCGCCCGGTCGGGGCTGCGGCTGGCCGGCGGCCTGGACCAGTGGTGGCGGGAGCGCGGGCTGGCCCGGGAGGGGCGGCTCTGGCTGTTCCGGCTCTACGGGCGGATCGCCGAGACCGGGGAGCCGATCCCGGAGGCGGAACTGGCGGCGGCGTACCACATGCACTCGCTGCACGCCGGTGCGGACGGCGAGTTCGCCGAGGAGCTGCGCTATTCGCAGCGGGCCGAGGCGGCCGCCCGGCAGGCCGGCGACCTGGGGTTGCTCGCCCGCGTGCTGGCGGGCCGGGCCGCACCGCTGGTCGACATGGGACAGTTCGTCGAGGCGGAACGGGTCTGCCGGGAGGTCATCGACTGGGCGTACGCCCAGGAGGTGGTCTCCGACGCGCTGCTCGCCGTCTACAACCTCGCCGAGTTGCTGTGGCGCCGGGGCGCGCTGGACGAGGCGGCCGAGGTGCTCGGCGCGGCCCGCCCGGTGGAGGCGGCCCGCCCGGTCGAGCGGGGCCGGCGCTCGGTGGACATGCTGCTCGGTCTGGTGGCGCTGGCGCGGGGCGACCTGGTGGCCGCGCACGAGCACCTGCTGGTGGCGCTCCGTTCCCGGATGAGCCACGGCTATCTGGGCCGGGCGTGCGACACGTTGAACGCCATCGCGGTGCGCTGCGCCCTGGACGGCGAGCCGGTGACGGCGGTCCGGCTCTTCGGCGCCGCCCAGGCGACGCGGGCGAGCCTGCGCGCCACCCCGGGCATCTACGGCCCCTACTGGCTGGCCCGCCAGGCGGAGCTGCGCCAGGCTCTCGGCGATGCCGCGTTCGACGCCGCCTACGCCACCGGCGTGGCCCTC
- a CDS encoding FmdB family zinc ribbon protein produces MPRYDFRCRACGDTFEVNRPMAEAGQPATCPQGHADTVKLLSTVAVTGRGGSGAVGGAPAPAGGGCCGGACGC; encoded by the coding sequence ATGCCCCGCTACGACTTCCGCTGCCGCGCCTGCGGCGACACCTTCGAGGTCAACCGTCCGATGGCCGAGGCCGGTCAGCCGGCCACCTGTCCCCAGGGACACGCCGACACCGTGAAGCTGCTTTCCACCGTGGCCGTCACGGGGCGGGGCGGGTCCGGTGCGGTCGGCGGGGCGCCCGCCCCGGCTGGCGGCGGTTGCTGCGGCGGCGCCTGCGGCTGCTGA
- a CDS encoding lytic transglycosylase domain-containing protein → MVDGEQRSTTRPLRPAAPPDGGAGPVPRPRRDTATGPAADPKAGPADATAEPADPKPGDATAEPAGAEAGRRRRVPFAHAVRMPPRQLAAGAARATRAWSRRPSGRTALPGLFLLALIAATAAAGALLVPAAVRKPQPVAVDATTNAPVQGVPQAGVVPGATGGPVDPGATGLPGTVGPTGTATPGGTPTGPAASPGVPGRPADALAGWAQKVSATTRIPTVALQAYGYAELVLAQTNRSCQLSWTTLAAIGYVESRHGSYNGAVLRPDGVAAPEILGAPLDGQGGRSRILDTDRGQLDHDPVYDKALGPMQFIPSTWQEIGADADNDGVKNPHDIDDAALAAGRYLCQGGRNMTIAGDWWGAILSYNDVRRYAQDVFDKADEYGRLSGT, encoded by the coding sequence GTGGTGGACGGCGAGCAGCGATCGACAACTCGACCCCTGCGACCGGCCGCGCCGCCCGACGGCGGCGCCGGCCCCGTCCCCCGCCCGCGCCGCGACACGGCGACCGGCCCGGCCGCCGACCCGAAGGCCGGACCGGCCGACGCGACGGCGGAGCCGGCCGATCCCAAGCCGGGCGACGCGACGGCGGAGCCAGCCGGTGCGGAGGCCGGCCGGCGGCGGCGGGTGCCGTTCGCGCACGCGGTGCGGATGCCACCACGGCAGCTCGCCGCCGGCGCGGCCCGGGCCACCCGCGCCTGGTCGCGCCGTCCCAGCGGGCGCACCGCCCTGCCGGGGCTCTTCCTGCTCGCCCTGATCGCGGCCACGGCCGCGGCCGGCGCGCTGCTGGTGCCCGCGGCGGTCCGCAAGCCGCAGCCGGTGGCCGTCGACGCCACCACGAACGCCCCGGTCCAGGGCGTACCCCAGGCCGGTGTGGTGCCGGGTGCGACCGGCGGGCCGGTGGATCCCGGCGCGACCGGGCTGCCGGGCACCGTCGGTCCGACCGGCACGGCCACGCCCGGCGGCACGCCGACCGGCCCCGCCGCCAGCCCGGGGGTCCCCGGGCGACCGGCCGACGCGCTGGCCGGCTGGGCGCAGAAGGTCAGCGCGACCACCCGCATCCCGACGGTGGCCCTGCAGGCGTACGGCTACGCCGAGCTGGTGCTCGCCCAGACCAACCGAAGCTGCCAGCTGAGCTGGACGACGCTGGCGGCGATCGGCTACGTCGAGTCCCGCCACGGGTCGTACAACGGCGCCGTCCTGCGGCCCGACGGCGTCGCCGCGCCGGAGATCCTCGGCGCCCCGCTGGACGGGCAGGGCGGCCGGTCCCGGATCCTCGACACCGACCGGGGGCAGCTCGACCACGACCCGGTCTACGACAAGGCGCTCGGCCCGATGCAGTTCATCCCGAGCACCTGGCAGGAGATCGGCGCGGACGCCGACAACGACGGCGTCAAGAACCCGCACGACATCGACGACGCCGCGCTGGCCGCGGGCCGCTACCTGTGCCAGGGCGGCCGGAACATGACGATCGCGGGCGACTGGTGGGGCGCCATCCTCTCCTACAACGATGTACGCCGTTACGCACAGGACGTCTTCGACAAGGCCGACGAATACGGACGGCTGAGCGGCACGTGA
- a CDS encoding GNAT family N-acetyltransferase: MVREWDPRTASSAEIASLLDTLNAVLAADLPQDPPWRESSLREYLSEVMPGERRISWVAQADPAPDGTPGPILGHVNVLLLGGIGVLEVLVHPSVRRGRLGRELVRVAARRVWDEGFQSIGVEVVGDTPAVAFYEALGFTREYVETRSVLDLGAMEWPVLAEMATEVGAGYHVEFCPGGPPDDLIEAYARAKAEVRDVDDGELRPSSYDPQRLRDSLDTLHRRGMKPYIVLALHEQTGEVAGLTEVVVPAQHPTRADQYDTIVVRDHRGYGIDRAIKARMLLELRSAEPELAEVQTWNAQANEAMLKVNAELGYRPDRDWCEYSVDVAELVHRLDSQR; encoded by the coding sequence ATGGTGCGCGAGTGGGACCCTCGGACCGCGTCGTCCGCCGAGATCGCGTCGCTGCTGGACACGCTGAACGCGGTGCTGGCGGCCGACCTGCCGCAGGATCCGCCCTGGCGGGAGAGCTCCCTGCGGGAATACCTCTCCGAGGTCATGCCGGGTGAGCGCCGGATCTCCTGGGTCGCCCAGGCCGATCCGGCACCGGACGGCACGCCGGGCCCGATCCTCGGCCACGTGAACGTGCTGCTGCTCGGCGGCATCGGCGTGCTGGAGGTGCTGGTGCACCCGTCGGTCCGGCGCGGGCGGCTCGGCCGCGAGCTGGTCCGGGTGGCCGCCCGCCGGGTCTGGGACGAGGGCTTCCAGTCGATCGGTGTGGAGGTGGTGGGCGACACCCCGGCCGTGGCGTTCTACGAGGCGCTCGGCTTCACCAGGGAATACGTCGAGACCCGCAGCGTGCTCGACCTGGGCGCCATGGAGTGGCCGGTGCTGGCCGAGATGGCCACCGAGGTGGGCGCCGGCTACCACGTCGAGTTCTGCCCCGGCGGGCCGCCGGACGACCTCATCGAGGCGTACGCGCGGGCCAAGGCCGAGGTGCGCGACGTGGACGACGGCGAGCTGCGGCCCAGCTCCTACGACCCCCAGCGGCTGCGGGACAGCCTCGACACGCTGCACCGGCGGGGCATGAAGCCCTACATCGTGCTGGCCCTGCACGAGCAGACCGGTGAGGTGGCCGGGCTGACCGAGGTGGTGGTGCCGGCACAGCACCCGACCCGGGCCGACCAGTACGACACCATCGTGGTCCGCGACCACCGGGGCTACGGCATCGACCGGGCCATCAAGGCCCGGATGCTGCTGGAGCTGCGCTCGGCCGAGCCGGAGCTGGCCGAGGTGCAGACCTGGAACGCGCAGGCCAACGAGGCGATGCTGAAGGTCAACGCGGAGCTGGGCTACCGCCCCGACCGGGACTGGTGCGAATACAGCGTGGACGTGGCCGAGCTGGTGCACCGGCTCGACAGCCAGCGCTGA
- a CDS encoding lamin tail domain-containing protein — MRTRRTFAALATTAAVSVTAIGVAPPAASAAPTDLFISEYVEGSSNNKAVELYNGTGAPIDLAAAGYQLQLFFNGATTSTNVPLTGTVAAGDAFVFAASAAAPAILAQADQTYSGSLYNGDDAIVLRKGTTVVDSIGQVGVDPGTEWGTGLTSTADNTLRRLPSVSAGDTDPTNAFDPAVQWEGFATDTFDGLGSHRIDDGGPVDQAPTLTCGGALTLEAGATATRVVTATDADDTVTDLAVTAVTPTPASGSISRTAFTPATAAGGTATATLTATGLPAGAYSVTVTSTDAEGGTATCTLTVQATAVLSVGEVQGRTGDDEDGRTDRSPLAPASGNGTSSMLYDVRGVITQKSLTRTSAGADQWGFYLQSRTGTEDGDPLTSDGIFVFMGSFTTLIGGYAPTVGDEVVLRGRVSEYFNQTQLSSASLVRKLDSGLDVDTAVRVDDARPPADAAAAGLFWERHEGERMRVRSGSGVSAPRHIFASSLDSEVYVLDREDPIMKRSDPYARRVFRDAHPLDDIPGTLFDNGNYQRILLGAGGVKATAGDSTALLPEARTFDTLTEDAYGAISYAFSKYSVQPEQLTLTGGADPAENNPPRPADRSSEVAVATYNVENLYDYRDDPFDGCDFTGNSGCPGVSPPFDYVPASEAAYTEKLGVQARQITGALHSPDLVLVQEAEDQDICTVADGKLVCGDTNNADGAPDTVQELALAIAAAGGPAYAAAYDRTGADARGIASAFLYRTDRLTLAEATAADPLLGSAPTVQYRSAALPSNADVQNPKGFNAVLPADVDRSTGVDGSNVYTRAVQLAKFTVAAAPGSTEHFTLWAATNHFSSGPDSRVGQRREQAAYGAALVQAVEAADPNARVIYGGDLNVFPRPDDPIATAANPTPSDQLAPLYEAGLHNLWDDLVADVPAAAYSYTYDGQAQTLDNLFVNDPLHEDLVQVRTAHINADYPTDAEGLGDRGASDHDPQVARFRSRASLSVSDAAVAEGDKGDSTMTFTVTVSRPLSEPALLCATTYGTTAQAGSDYDPYVGCKTLAAGQTSLTFPVTVRGDRKREADEQLKLYVAGVPGLRLADVSGIGTIRNDD; from the coding sequence ATGCGCACGCGCCGCACCTTCGCCGCGCTCGCGACCACCGCCGCCGTCTCCGTCACGGCGATCGGGGTCGCACCCCCCGCGGCCAGCGCCGCGCCCACCGACCTGTTCATCTCCGAGTACGTCGAGGGCTCGTCCAACAACAAGGCCGTCGAGCTCTACAACGGCACCGGCGCGCCGATCGACCTGGCCGCCGCCGGCTACCAGCTCCAACTCTTCTTCAACGGCGCCACCACGTCGACGAACGTGCCGCTGACCGGCACGGTCGCCGCCGGCGACGCCTTCGTCTTCGCCGCCTCGGCGGCCGCGCCCGCGATCCTCGCCCAGGCCGACCAGACCTACAGCGGCTCGCTCTACAACGGCGACGACGCCATCGTGCTGCGCAAGGGCACCACGGTGGTCGACTCGATCGGCCAGGTCGGCGTCGACCCGGGCACCGAGTGGGGCACCGGGCTCACGAGCACGGCCGACAACACGCTGCGCCGGCTGCCCTCGGTGAGCGCCGGTGACACCGACCCGACGAACGCCTTCGACCCGGCCGTGCAGTGGGAGGGCTTCGCCACCGACACCTTCGACGGGCTGGGCAGCCACCGCATCGACGACGGCGGCCCGGTCGACCAGGCGCCGACGCTGACCTGCGGCGGCGCGCTGACCCTCGAGGCGGGCGCCACGGCCACCCGCGTGGTCACCGCCACCGACGCCGACGACACCGTCACCGACCTCGCGGTCACCGCGGTCACCCCGACGCCGGCGAGCGGCTCGATCAGCCGTACCGCGTTCACGCCGGCCACCGCGGCCGGCGGCACGGCCACCGCCACACTGACCGCCACGGGCCTCCCGGCCGGCGCCTACTCCGTCACGGTCACCTCGACCGACGCCGAGGGCGGCACCGCGACCTGCACGCTGACCGTGCAGGCCACCGCCGTGCTCTCGGTGGGCGAGGTGCAGGGCCGCACCGGTGACGACGAGGACGGCCGCACCGACCGGTCGCCGTTGGCCCCGGCCAGCGGCAACGGCACCAGCTCGATGCTCTACGACGTGCGCGGCGTGATCACTCAGAAGTCGCTGACCCGCACCTCGGCCGGCGCCGACCAGTGGGGCTTCTACCTGCAGAGCCGCACCGGCACCGAGGACGGCGACCCGCTCACCTCGGACGGCATCTTCGTCTTCATGGGCTCGTTCACCACGCTGATCGGCGGCTACGCCCCGACCGTCGGTGACGAGGTCGTGCTGCGCGGCCGAGTGTCCGAGTACTTCAACCAGACCCAGCTCTCCAGCGCCTCCCTGGTGCGCAAGCTCGACTCCGGGCTCGACGTGGACACCGCCGTCCGGGTGGACGACGCGCGGCCGCCGGCCGACGCTGCCGCCGCCGGGCTGTTCTGGGAGCGGCACGAGGGTGAGCGGATGCGCGTCCGTTCCGGCAGCGGGGTGTCCGCCCCGCGGCACATCTTCGCGTCCAGCCTGGACTCCGAGGTCTACGTGCTCGACCGCGAGGACCCGATCATGAAGCGTTCCGACCCGTACGCCCGCCGGGTGTTCCGGGACGCGCACCCGCTGGACGACATCCCGGGCACGCTCTTCGACAACGGCAACTACCAGCGGATCCTGCTGGGTGCGGGTGGCGTGAAGGCGACCGCCGGGGACTCGACCGCGCTGCTGCCCGAGGCCCGCACCTTCGACACGCTGACCGAGGACGCCTACGGCGCCATCTCGTACGCGTTCAGCAAGTACAGCGTGCAGCCCGAGCAGCTCACGCTGACCGGCGGCGCGGACCCGGCGGAGAACAACCCGCCGCGGCCGGCCGACCGGAGCAGCGAGGTCGCGGTCGCCACTTACAACGTGGAGAACCTGTACGACTACCGGGACGACCCGTTCGACGGCTGCGACTTCACCGGCAACTCGGGCTGCCCGGGCGTGAGCCCGCCGTTCGACTACGTGCCGGCCAGCGAGGCGGCGTACACCGAGAAGCTGGGCGTGCAGGCGCGGCAGATCACCGGTGCCCTGCACAGCCCGGACCTGGTGCTCGTGCAGGAGGCCGAGGACCAGGACATCTGCACGGTGGCCGACGGCAAGCTGGTCTGCGGCGACACGAACAACGCCGACGGCGCGCCGGACACCGTCCAGGAGCTGGCGCTGGCCATCGCGGCCGCCGGTGGCCCCGCCTACGCGGCGGCGTACGACCGGACCGGCGCGGACGCCCGGGGCATCGCCTCGGCGTTCCTCTACCGCACCGACCGGCTGACGCTGGCCGAGGCGACCGCCGCCGACCCGCTGCTGGGCTCGGCGCCGACCGTGCAGTACCGCTCGGCGGCCCTGCCGTCGAACGCGGACGTGCAGAACCCGAAGGGGTTCAACGCCGTGCTGCCGGCCGACGTGGACCGCTCGACCGGGGTGGACGGCAGCAACGTCTACACCCGGGCCGTCCAGCTGGCCAAGTTCACCGTGGCGGCGGCGCCCGGCTCGACCGAGCACTTCACGCTCTGGGCGGCCACCAACCACTTCTCGTCCGGGCCGGACAGCCGGGTCGGGCAGCGGCGTGAGCAGGCCGCGTACGGAGCGGCGCTGGTGCAGGCCGTCGAGGCGGCCGACCCGAACGCACGGGTGATCTACGGCGGCGACCTCAACGTCTTCCCGCGGCCGGACGACCCGATCGCCACTGCGGCGAACCCGACGCCGTCGGACCAGCTCGCCCCGCTCTACGAGGCCGGCCTGCACAACCTCTGGGACGACCTGGTGGCGGACGTGCCGGCGGCGGCGTACTCGTACACCTACGACGGGCAGGCGCAGACGCTGGACAACCTCTTCGTCAACGACCCGCTGCACGAGGACCTGGTGCAGGTACGCACGGCGCACATCAACGCCGACTACCCCACCGACGCCGAGGGCCTGGGTGACCGGGGTGCCAGCGACCACGACCCGCAGGTGGCCCGGTTCCGTTCCCGCGCGTCGCTGAGCGTCTCCGACGCCGCGGTGGCCGAGGGCGACAAGGGCGACAGCACCATGACGTTCACGGTGACCGTCTCCCGCCCGCTCTCGGAGCCGGCCCTGCTCTGCGCCACCACCTACGGCACCACGGCGCAGGCCGGGTCGGACTACGACCCGTACGTGGGCTGCAAGACCCTGGCCGCCGGGCAGACCTCGCTGACCTTCCCGGTGACCGTGCGCGGTGACCGGAAGCGTGAGGCGGACGAGCAGCTCAAGCTGTACGTGGCGGGTGTGCCGGGCCTCCGGCTCGCCGACGTGAGCGGCATCGGCACCATCCGCAACGACGACTGA
- a CDS encoding helix-turn-helix domain-containing protein: MSAPATPEEPAVTTGEPVEPPTMLTEPFDIPWPASGIVRAVRRRADASQRELARFARVHPTTIGRIEAGTLTPSIAMLRRIIGVAGFRLAVVDEFGRVLRPMRDRDDLRDGAERRYPSHLDVIADPEPGEWWADIYGLARPPETFYRDRAYRDALRRRSQWEVRVAKYRGVPPPRDPQRCGYRNGPPPGW, from the coding sequence ATGAGCGCCCCCGCCACCCCTGAGGAACCGGCGGTCACGACCGGGGAGCCGGTCGAGCCGCCCACGATGCTCACCGAGCCCTTCGACATCCCGTGGCCCGCGTCGGGCATCGTCCGCGCGGTCCGCCGCCGGGCCGACGCGAGCCAGCGGGAGCTCGCCCGATTCGCCCGGGTGCACCCCACGACCATCGGGCGGATCGAGGCCGGCACCCTGACCCCGAGCATCGCCATGCTGCGCCGGATCATCGGCGTGGCCGGGTTCCGGCTCGCCGTGGTCGACGAGTTCGGCCGTGTGCTCAGGCCGATGCGGGACCGCGACGACCTGCGCGACGGCGCCGAGCGACGGTACCCGTCCCACCTGGACGTGATCGCCGACCCCGAGCCGGGGGAGTGGTGGGCCGACATCTACGGGCTGGCCCGCCCGCCGGAGACCTTCTACCGGGACCGGGCGTACCGCGACGCCCTCCGCCGGCGCAGTCAGTGGGAGGTGCGCGTGGCCAAGTACCGCGGGGTGCCCCCGCCGCGCGACCCGCAGCGGTGCGGCTACCGCAACGGCCCGCCGCCCGGCTGGTGA
- a CDS encoding RNA polymerase sigma factor: MGSHLSAPPGPPDVLPRDRDTSPDLPFEQFYRDHVDRIHRALALAVGDSAVAREATDEAMARAYARWDRVRRLDNPGGWVFRVGLNWATSWWRKVRRERPPAEDRHPATAAPDPAGLAARSALERLPAGQRTVIVCRVLLDLSTAETAAVLDLTEGTVRSRLSRGLAELRAALAEEE, translated from the coding sequence ATGGGAAGCCACCTCTCGGCCCCGCCCGGTCCGCCGGACGTGTTGCCGCGCGACCGCGACACGTCCCCGGACCTGCCGTTCGAGCAGTTCTACCGGGACCACGTGGACCGGATCCACCGCGCGCTCGCGCTGGCCGTCGGGGACAGCGCGGTGGCCCGGGAGGCGACCGACGAGGCGATGGCCCGGGCGTACGCGCGGTGGGACCGGGTGCGCCGGCTGGACAACCCGGGCGGCTGGGTCTTCCGGGTCGGGCTGAACTGGGCCACCTCGTGGTGGCGGAAGGTGCGCCGGGAACGGCCACCGGCCGAGGACCGGCACCCGGCGACAGCCGCCCCGGATCCCGCCGGGCTGGCCGCCCGGTCGGCCCTGGAACGGTTGCCCGCCGGCCAGCGCACCGTGATCGTCTGCCGGGTGCTGCTGGACCTCTCCACCGCCGAGACCGCCGCCGTGCTGGACCTGACCGAGGGCACCGTCCGCAGCCGCCTCTCCCGGGGACTGGCCGAGCTGCGGGCCGCGCTGGCCGAGGAGGAGTGA
- the hemB gene encoding porphobilinogen synthase, whose product MSYPEIRPRRLRRNAAVRRLVSETRVDPAELVVPMFVKEGLTEPRAVASLPGVLQHSRDSLRKAAVEAVQAGVGGIMLFGVPATRDETGSGGIDPDGILNVAIRDVIAEVGDATVVMSDLCLDEFTSHGHCGVLTPDGAVDNDATLTEYARMAVAQADAGVHMVGPSGMMDGQVGVVRRALDAAGHQDVSVLAYAVKYASSFFGPFRDAVESALEGDRRTYQQDPANLRESLREVELDVAEGADMVMVKPALPYLDVVAAVRAAVDVPVAAYQVSGEYAMVEAAAANGWIDRERTILETLTSIRRAGAQIILTYWAVEAAQLLRQRY is encoded by the coding sequence ATGTCGTACCCCGAGATCCGGCCCCGCCGGCTGCGCCGCAACGCGGCCGTGCGGCGGCTGGTCTCCGAGACCCGCGTCGACCCGGCCGAGCTGGTCGTGCCGATGTTCGTCAAGGAGGGGCTGACCGAGCCGCGGGCCGTGGCGTCGCTCCCGGGGGTGCTCCAGCACTCCCGGGACTCGCTGCGCAAGGCCGCCGTCGAGGCGGTCCAGGCCGGGGTCGGCGGGATCATGCTCTTCGGGGTGCCGGCGACGCGGGACGAGACCGGCTCGGGCGGCATCGACCCGGACGGCATCCTCAACGTGGCCATCCGCGACGTCATCGCCGAGGTCGGCGACGCCACCGTGGTGATGAGCGACCTCTGCCTGGACGAGTTCACCTCGCACGGGCACTGCGGCGTGCTCACCCCCGACGGCGCCGTGGACAACGACGCCACCCTCACCGAGTACGCCCGGATGGCGGTCGCCCAGGCCGACGCCGGGGTCCACATGGTCGGGCCGTCCGGGATGATGGACGGCCAGGTCGGCGTGGTCCGCCGGGCCCTGGACGCCGCCGGGCACCAGGACGTCTCGGTGCTCGCGTACGCCGTCAAGTACGCCTCCTCCTTCTTCGGCCCGTTCCGGGACGCCGTGGAGTCGGCCCTGGAGGGCGACCGGCGCACCTACCAGCAGGACCCGGCGAACCTGCGGGAGTCGCTGCGCGAGGTCGAGCTGGACGTGGCCGAGGGCGCCGACATGGTGATGGTCAAGCCGGCCCTGCCCTATCTCGACGTGGTGGCTGCCGTCCGGGCCGCGGTCGACGTCCCGGTGGCCGCCTACCAGGTCTCCGGCGAGTACGCGATGGTCGAGGCGGCCGCCGCGAACGGCTGGATCGACCGCGAGCGGACGATCCTGGAGACGCTCACCTCGATCCGCCGGGCCGGCGCGCAGATCATCCTCACCTACTGGGCGGTCGAGGCGGCCCAGCTGCTCCGCCAGCGCTACTGA